The genomic region GAGGTAGGCTGAGCCTTCTGGTTAACTAGAAGCATTGACCGTTTCTAGATTCTTTTGTGATGTTGttatctcttcatgtgtttgatTCCATTGACACATTCTGTGCCTCCGTGGTATATATACTACAGTGGTTTAacttttttgctttcttaaaagAATTTCTGAAGTCTCTTTATCCCTTAGATGTTTTTAAGTtggcatctgattttttttctcaaagtttAAGTAGTTGCAAAGGTTGTATTTTCcaattaattataaatattggtatttgatctttgttaattaaaTTGCTTTTTAAGTGTACACAGTAGAATGTGTAACAGCTATTTGATAGCTTACtaccaaatgttttaaaaatatatgaacaaatTTATCTTTAACAGTCAGAAAttttatattgtttcattttaactCCTTGGGACCCATTTCTCTTTCCCCACAGTTTATTCTAACAAAATATATTGTTCAAATCTTCTATTGATCACACTCTTATACTTCACATTATCATATAAAAATTGATCAAATAGCAAGATTATAAGTTATAGTAAATAATTGTTAAATATAAGAAGTTATGTTGTATAGGCAGTGCACCTCTTTCTGGGAGGAAGTGTGGGTGTCTCAGTAGTGGCTTGATTAAGGGACATTTCTTGAACaccacttcccttgtggctaagatggtagagaatccttctgcaatgcagaagatccaggttcgatccttggattgggaggatcccctggaaaagggaatggcagtcaactccagtgttcttgcctggagaatggcatggacagaggagcctagtgggccacagtcgctggggttgcaaagagtgagacacaactgagtgactaacaaaaaTACCTGGACACCTCTGTAAACCTTGGGTGGGTGCAAAATGAGCTTTCTTCTGTGAGTGGAAAGGTATCTTAGGCAGATCCATTTTATGAAAGTATATATGGAAGTTGAGTCTACGTATTCCCTAAAAACAAACTGTGCCGTGTACCCTTCAGAAAATTTGTATTGACAGGGGTATATGTGTACCCTAGTTGTGCTTGTCCTAGCGTCAAATCTCCTGCTGCCACTTACCATCTTTGTGTCTCAgtcaggcaagtcacttaacttgaTTTTCTCATTGTAATGTTTTCTATTAGTATTTTCCTTACAGAGTTTGTGTGGATTAGAAATAGTGTATATGAAGTACagcttacatgtgtgtgtgcgtgctaagtcatgtccaactctttgcgacccccttgactgtagtctgccaagctccacggtccatggggttctgggcaagaatactggaatgggttgccatttcttcctccaggggatcttcctgatccagggattgaacccaagtctcctgcactagcaggcagattctttaccactgagccactcagcCACAGattccaccacctgggaaacctcttggtagggaagatcccctggagaagaaaatggcaacccattccagtatacttgcttgggaaatcccgtagATAGAAGAGCCTTGCAGCCTACAGATCTCCTTTTtagggttgcaaaggagtcagacttagtgaccaaacaatagCTTACATAGTAGGCCATGTAAGATATTAcataaaaacatctttttttcattcttaatttgcttttctttattggtTCCTGAAAATGTCAACATAGAAAATGTACAAATGTGCAAATTCTTTGGCAGGCCTGCTTAAAACTATAGGCCTTACAGTTGTCCGTAGACCCACCATGGCACATAGCCCTCCTGGGCCTTTTGGAACTTTTTATAATTCCTTGAAGCATTAGATTGTAGTATGCTTTAATCTCCTAGGCTTCAACTCAAAAGATGTTGTGACTTAGTGGATCTGTTTTATATAATGCAATTGATGCAATTGATACTTCCTAAAGAAATGATTTCCCCTGGAAGGAAATAGCAGTTTTAAATGCATAATCAAACATTTGATGATAGTAATGAATTGAGGTCTAATATTTCTTTGGTCCTTTTATCTCACAGCAGTCCTGTGAGGTTAACAAAGCAGGACTAATTTATAATGTCTCAATTTTATAATCAGTTTTCCTAAAGGGGAGCCTAGGATAGAACCTAGGTCTCTAAGTCTTTAATGCTTTTGAATAAAGCTTTTGCCTCTTGTGATTAGATTAACAGTGTTTTAGTGTTGTGGTCTTTAAATAAACCTATGTTCCAGCTTTCAAACTTTCATACTGATGATGTTCATTGTGAAGAAATATTGTAGTTCCTTCTTCACGTCATAATGAAACTTACAAAGGGGGACATATTTCTTtgagaaaattttgtttttccttgaaaCGCTGCTTTTACTGGACTGTGAATGTACCTTCTTTCTGCAGCCTGTGAGCTTTTGCTCTTATATTAGGTCACAGAACATTTCATCCTTATCCTGAGTTCCAGTTTTTCATTGTGCGTGTGCTTAGGGATAAACAAGGTAACCATCCTTTACGAAAAGCCAGCTTCTGTCTCTTTGGTTTTATCCTTCACCAAAATCATGGCaagtttttttgtctttctttttttcctcaagtaACTATTCTAAAACTTACTATTTTTTCAGGTATGTGAAGTCTATAAACTTCACAGAGAGACATTTTACTTGGCACAGGATTTCTTTGATCGGTATATGGCAACACAACAAAATGTTGTAAAAACACTTTTACAACTTATTGGgatttcatctttatttattgCTGCCAAACTTGaggtaaataattttcaaatttttttatgtAGTACATGCTTTTCTTGAGATCCACTGAGATTAGGGGAATGGATCAGATATTTgtctgtatttgtatttttctaatttgaaGCCTTCTAAAGTttagccacacacaaaaaaaggctAGAAATTAACCAAGAAAAGTATGAGTATTTAAAATGCTTAGGTTAATTTAATTCCTTTAatcaaaaaaaattgaacttcTCCCTGAGAGGAGTAAAATTTTGGTGTGATTAGAAGGGTAGATGGGCCCAACTTTCAAACACATTGCTAAAGGTATTGAaaaggtgaaattttaaaaactcttcagTAAGTAAAAGGTTGGTTGATTGATGAGGGtgaatgtttcatttcttttacaaTTAATGCATTTTGAACCACTAGAGTAGCTCTTACATTTATCTCATCAATGtaccctctctttctttctgtgttagcatactaaaaaataatttgagaggTGCAATATATAAGTTAAAACTATAAGAGATGGGCATTTTGCTAGtagtatcttttatttcctttcaggaAATCTATCCTCCAAAGTTGCACCAGTTTGCTTATGTTACAGATGGGGCTTGTTCAGGAGATGAAATTCTTACTATGGAATTAATCATTATGAAGGTATGTTACAAGTTAATTTTTCAGTCCTTTtcaaaaatacacacataatatCTTTTCTACATTCAGCGTGAGTGCATCTGGTTAGGTGTTCTCCAGCTGGACACATTGTGGCAGGGGAAATGGCTGCATTTTGAAACTCctttagaggggcttccctggtggttcagatagtaaagaatctgcctgcaatgcaggagaccagggttcagtccctgggtcgggaagttcctctggagaagggaagagcaacctactccagtattcttggctgaagaatcccatggacagaggatcctggtggggtacagtctgtGGGAACACAAAGTCCCAGAcaacgactgagcaaccaacactatAGAGGACCAAAGGGAAtagaaatgtctttttcttttttcaaccagtggtttgttttctgttttcccatAGGCCCTTAAGTGGCATTTAAGTCCCCTGACCATTGTGTCCTGGTTGAATGTATACATGCAGGTTGCATATCTAAATGATTTGTATGAAGTGCTCCTGCCTCAGTATCCTCAGCAAATCTTCATACAGATTGCAGAGGTAAGTGGCTCTCGTACCTCTGTGGGGCACCCTAACCCACCACTAGACTGAGAACTCTAGAAGCGATACGTGTTGGCCTGTCCCTTAGTGTTCTGTTCTTCTTCATAGCTTTTAGATCTCTGTGTCCTGGATGTCGGCTGCTTAGAATTTTCTTATGGTGTACTTGCTGCTTCTGCCTTGTATCATTTCTCTTCATCTGAACTGATGCAAAAGGTTTCAGGTATGTTGGCCTTCCAGTCCATTAACAAGATATATGAAACTTACAAACCAGTTGTTCGTCTCAAATTGAGCGTAACATGTATTTTCATTGCAGGGTATCAGTGGTGTGATATAGAGAAGTGTGTCAAGTGGATGGTTCCATTTGCCATAGTTATAAGGGAGACAGGAAGTTCAAAACTTAAGCATTTCAGGGGAGTTCCTGCTGAAGATGCACACAACATCCAGACCCATATAAACAGCTTGGATTTGCTGGTCAGTACTGTTCCTTGTTTCCCAGACAAAGTCCTAAAACTGCCTGGGCAGCCTCTTCACTTTGCTTCACACAGGTTCCAGATAATCTTAAAAAGACTCCAGTTCTTTTTaattccttggaaaagaaaaattgggATCAACAGATCCTATCTCTTAAGTATCATATAGACCACGGGCTTTTAGATtgttctttgctattttttttttttttccttcactcacCTACATAGGAAAAAGCACAAAGTAAATGAAGCCCAGAGGATATATTCTTCCACTGTAACATTTCTATTTCTTGCTTTTATTCTTATCAACAGGACAAAGCCCAAGCAAAGAAAGCCatattatctgaagaaaacaggatttctcctctccccactggagTCC from Muntiacus reevesi chromosome 2, mMunRee1.1, whole genome shotgun sequence harbors:
- the CCNE1 gene encoding G1/S-specific cyclin-E1 isoform X3, which produces MPKEKESDAKEPDTMKEESGTDVSVRSRKRKANVAVPWDSDIACENPCSLMPTPDKEEDELLYPHAAYKPQRCTPSSSRVSPLPVLNWANREEVWKIMLNKEKTYLRDKHLMQRHPLLQPKMRAILLDWLMEVCEVYKLHRETFYLAQDFFDRYMATQQNVVKTLLQLIGISSLFIAAKLEEIYPPKLHQFAYVTDGACSGDEILTMELIIMKALKWHLSPLTIVSWLNVYMQVAYLNDLYEVLLPQYPQQIFIQIAELLDLCVLDVGCLEFSYGVLAASALYHFSSSELMQKVSGYQWCDIEKCVKWMVPFAIVIRETGSSKLKHFRGVPAEDAHNIQTHINSLDLLDKAQAKKAILSEENRISPLPTGVLTPPQSSKKQSSGQGSA
- the CCNE1 gene encoding G1/S-specific cyclin-E1 isoform X1 — encoded protein: MPKEKESDAKEPDTMKEESGTDVSVRSRKRKANVAVFLQDPDEEIAKIDRTVRSQCGSQPWDSDIACENPCSLMPTPDKEEDELLYPHAAYKPQRCTPSSSRVSPLPVLNWANREEVWKIMLNKEKTYLRDKHLMQRHPLLQPKMRAILLDWLMEVCEVYKLHRETFYLAQDFFDRYMATQQNVVKTLLQLIGISSLFIAAKLEEIYPPKLHQFAYVTDGACSGDEILTMELIIMKALKWHLSPLTIVSWLNVYMQVAYLNDLYEVLLPQYPQQIFIQIAELLDLCVLDVGCLEFSYGVLAASALYHFSSSELMQKVSGYQWCDIEKCVKWMVPFAIVIRETGSSKLKHFRGVPAEDAHNIQTHINSLDLLDKAQAKKAILSEENRISPLPTGVLTPPQSSKKQSSGQGSA
- the CCNE1 gene encoding G1/S-specific cyclin-E1 isoform X2, which codes for MPKEKESDAKEPDTMKEESGTDVSVRSRKRKANVAVDPDEEIAKIDRTVRSQCGSQPWDSDIACENPCSLMPTPDKEEDELLYPHAAYKPQRCTPSSSRVSPLPVLNWANREEVWKIMLNKEKTYLRDKHLMQRHPLLQPKMRAILLDWLMEVCEVYKLHRETFYLAQDFFDRYMATQQNVVKTLLQLIGISSLFIAAKLEEIYPPKLHQFAYVTDGACSGDEILTMELIIMKALKWHLSPLTIVSWLNVYMQVAYLNDLYEVLLPQYPQQIFIQIAELLDLCVLDVGCLEFSYGVLAASALYHFSSSELMQKVSGYQWCDIEKCVKWMVPFAIVIRETGSSKLKHFRGVPAEDAHNIQTHINSLDLLDKAQAKKAILSEENRISPLPTGVLTPPQSSKKQSSGQGSA